A single window of Ananas comosus cultivar F153 linkage group 17, ASM154086v1, whole genome shotgun sequence DNA harbors:
- the LOC109722975 gene encoding germin-like protein 11-1 isoform X1 encodes MNLHTIMSSSFLVIVLHLTFSISTCFADDGPLQDVCPTALQGDRSQKLFINGFPCKNHNNISAPDFKTSLLNHAGDVDNFFRSSVTVVTAAEFPGLNTQSLSMARTDLAMDGMVLPHSHPRASEMMYVAHGTVVAGFIDSNGWLFQRTIGEGDVFMFPRGLLHFCVNAGFGLATAYSVFNSQNPGVASIAGSMFTPESEVVQRMVERMLRLRVMGMGDDAVEMSLFE; translated from the coding sequence TTTCGACATGCTTTGCCGACGACGGTCCTCTTCAAGACGTGTGCCCGACTGCACTGCAAGGCGATCGGTCGCAGAAGCTCTTCATCAACGGCTTCCCCTGTAAAAACCATAACAACATCTCCGCGCCTGATTTCAAAACTTCTCTACTAAATCATGCTGGAGACGTTGACAACTTTTTCCGGTCGTCTGTAACTGTCGTAACCGCAGCAGAATTTCCAGGCTTAAACACACAAAGCCTATCGATGGCTCGGACAGACCTGGCCATGGACGGGATGGTACTGCCGCACTCGCACCCGAGAGCATCGGAAATGATGTACGTGGCTCATGGAACGGTGGTTGCGGGGTTCATAGATTCGAACGGTTGGCTTTTCCAGAGGACCATTGGCGAGGGCGACGTGTTTATGTTCCCACGGGGGTTGCTGCACTTTTGTGTGAATGCAGGGTTCGGACTTGCGACCGCCTACTCGGTGTTCAATAGTCAGAACCCCGGCGTGGCCAGCATCGCAGGGTCGATGTTTACGCCGGAGTCCGAGGTTGTTCAGAGGATGGTGGAGAGGATGCTGAGACTTAGAGTGATGGGAATGGGTGATGATGCAGTGGAAATGTCATTGTTCGAGTAG